A genome region from Natronosalvus rutilus includes the following:
- a CDS encoding NADPH-dependent FMN reductase — protein sequence MSDVQVLAVCGSLREESYTRITLQRALEASADAGVETGLVDLREYDLPLYDADVDREDAGDAGTIAARIRDADAVLLGSPMYHGSYSSPLKTALDYCGFEEFEDKTVGLVGVAGGSFPVTTLEHLRSVCRALNAWVLPHQVAVPRAHSAIQDGSFVDDSLEERVATLGVRAVQYATIEPDPGTFEGDQNVGA from the coding sequence ATGAGTGACGTCCAGGTGCTGGCGGTCTGTGGCAGTCTCCGCGAGGAGAGCTACACGCGAATTACCCTCCAACGAGCCCTCGAGGCGTCGGCCGACGCGGGCGTGGAGACGGGGTTAGTCGACCTTCGAGAGTACGACCTCCCCCTGTACGACGCCGACGTCGACCGCGAAGATGCGGGTGATGCAGGGACAATCGCCGCGCGCATTCGAGACGCAGACGCCGTGCTCCTCGGCTCGCCGATGTACCACGGCTCGTACTCCTCGCCCCTTAAAACGGCCCTCGACTACTGCGGATTCGAGGAGTTCGAGGACAAGACCGTGGGGCTAGTGGGGGTCGCCGGCGGCTCCTTTCCCGTGACGACGCTCGAGCACCTGCGATCCGTCTGTCGAGCGCTCAACGCGTGGGTGTTACCCCACCAGGTGGCCGTTCCGCGCGCCCACAGTGCGATTCAGGACGGGTCGTTCGTGGACGACTCGCTCGAGGAGCGCGTCGCGACCCTCGGCGTTCGTGCCGTGCAGTACGCGACCATCGAACCCGACCCGGGAACGTTCGAAGGCGATCAGAACGTCGGCGCCTGA
- a CDS encoding O-acetylhomoserine aminocarboxypropyltransferase/cysteine synthase family protein, with amino-acid sequence MSDDRDRSFATNSVHAGQEPDPTTGARAPPLYQTTSYVFDDADDAASQFALEEPGYIYSRLMNPTLETLQERLAALEGGVGAAVTSSGMAAFDLTTFLLASAGDNIVSASSLYGGTYTYLTHSVERRGITTRFVDTLDYDAYADAIDEETAFVHLEAIGNPALDTPDLERIAEIAHENGAPLVVDNTFATPALCRPLEHGADIVWNSTTKWLHGSGTTVGGVVVDGGSFPWADYPEKYPELAADNPAYHGVNFAETFGEAAFTYAAIARGLRDLGNQQSPFDAWQTIQGLETLPLRMERHCENALAVAEFLEDHEAVSWVNYPGLESHETHENATRYLEGGYGGMITFGLEAGYEAARETVESTELASLLANVGDAKTLIIHPASTTHQQLSAEEKEASGVTDDLVRLSVGIEDPGNIIADLESAIEAAISS; translated from the coding sequence ATGAGCGACGACCGAGACCGATCGTTCGCCACGAATTCCGTCCACGCTGGACAGGAACCAGACCCCACGACGGGTGCGCGAGCCCCGCCGCTGTACCAGACGACGTCGTACGTCTTCGACGACGCCGACGACGCCGCCTCCCAGTTCGCCCTCGAGGAGCCGGGGTACATCTACTCGCGGTTGATGAACCCGACCCTCGAGACGCTCCAAGAGCGACTGGCCGCCCTCGAGGGCGGGGTTGGAGCTGCGGTGACGAGTTCGGGGATGGCCGCGTTCGACCTCACGACGTTCCTCCTCGCCAGTGCCGGGGACAACATCGTGAGCGCCTCCTCGCTGTACGGCGGGACCTACACCTACCTGACCCACTCCGTCGAGCGCCGCGGGATCACGACGCGTTTCGTCGACACACTCGACTACGACGCCTACGCGGACGCGATCGACGAGGAGACGGCCTTCGTCCACCTCGAGGCGATCGGCAACCCGGCCCTCGACACGCCCGACCTCGAGCGCATCGCGGAAATCGCCCACGAGAACGGCGCTCCGCTGGTGGTCGACAACACGTTCGCGACCCCGGCGCTCTGTCGACCACTCGAGCACGGCGCCGACATCGTCTGGAACTCGACGACGAAGTGGCTCCACGGGTCAGGGACGACCGTCGGCGGCGTCGTCGTCGACGGCGGATCGTTCCCGTGGGCCGACTATCCCGAGAAGTACCCCGAACTCGCGGCGGACAACCCGGCCTACCACGGCGTCAACTTCGCGGAGACCTTCGGCGAGGCGGCGTTCACCTACGCGGCCATCGCTCGCGGTCTGCGCGACCTGGGTAACCAGCAGTCGCCCTTCGACGCCTGGCAGACGATCCAAGGCCTCGAGACCCTCCCTCTCCGGATGGAACGCCACTGCGAGAACGCGCTGGCCGTCGCGGAGTTCCTCGAGGACCACGAGGCCGTCTCCTGGGTGAACTACCCCGGCCTCGAGTCACACGAGACCCACGAGAACGCGACCCGCTACCTCGAGGGGGGCTACGGCGGCATGATCACCTTCGGTCTCGAGGCGGGCTACGAGGCTGCCAGGGAGACCGTCGAGTCGACCGAACTGGCGAGCCTGCTCGCCAACGTCGGCGACGCGAAGACGCTGATCATCCACCCGGCGAGTACGACCCACCAGCAGTTGAGCGCCGAGGAGAAGGAGGCCTCGGGTGTCACCGACGACCTCGTCCGACTCTCGGTCGGTATCGAGGACCCCGGCAACATCATCGCGGACCTGGAGTCCGCCATCGAGGCGGCGATCTCGAGCTAA
- a CDS encoding thymidine kinase, whose product MHAITKSGWIEVVTGSMFSGKTEELLRRLRRAEIAGQEVAVFTPALDDRYGEDYVGSHDGRRWEATAIDPDSDLERVFDGLNGEQVVAFDEANFFTEALVGVCERLADDGRRVIVSGTDQTFRGEPFHPLPQLIACAEYVEKFRAICACCGEPATRNQRLVNGEPAHVDDPTILVGADESYEARCRHCHTLRRD is encoded by the coding sequence ATGCACGCGATCACGAAGAGTGGGTGGATCGAAGTCGTCACGGGGAGTATGTTCTCCGGAAAGACCGAGGAACTGCTTCGACGGCTCCGCCGGGCCGAAATCGCGGGCCAGGAGGTCGCCGTGTTCACCCCGGCGCTCGACGACCGCTACGGCGAGGACTACGTCGGCTCACACGACGGGCGACGCTGGGAGGCGACCGCCATCGATCCTGACAGCGACCTCGAGCGCGTGTTCGACGGCCTCAACGGCGAGCAGGTCGTCGCCTTCGACGAAGCCAACTTCTTCACGGAGGCGCTCGTCGGCGTCTGCGAACGGCTGGCCGACGATGGCCGGCGCGTCATCGTCAGCGGGACGGACCAGACGTTTCGCGGCGAACCGTTTCACCCGCTTCCGCAATTGATCGCCTGCGCCGAGTACGTCGAGAAGTTCCGAGCGATCTGTGCCTGCTGCGGTGAGCCAGCGACGCGCAATCAACGGCTCGTTAACGGCGAGCCAGCCCACGTGGACGACCCGACGATCCTCGTCGGTGCGGACGAGTCTTACGAGGCCCGATGTCGACACTGCCACACGCTCCGGCGAGACTGA